In one window of Clarias gariepinus isolate MV-2021 ecotype Netherlands chromosome 10, CGAR_prim_01v2, whole genome shotgun sequence DNA:
- the LOC128531344 gene encoding uncharacterized protein LOC128531344: protein MTGLWILVLFITILYIIHSGWCQVTAQSLKIKVYQPDKELSVDVGNQARLQCCDFEQNNGEIIWFKQQNSKLSQIMVRSFQTGGEKFYNEFQNSRFQIKKLGNCLNLTISNITLSDEAIYYCALMFPAGTYLKITGEHGTIASETSEPTLCDKSVGGETALRENTTNMNIQKKTVLGLGTALGFCALLIFCLTYFILWRRKKNAFVKDSPEISQKSDDETLNYSALQFTKRKAKADKKKTDLSEECVYSGVK from the exons atgactggTTTATGGATTTTAGTATTATTCATCACCATACTTT ATATAATCCACTCTGGTTGGTGCCAGGTTACTGCACAAtctcttaaaataaaagtttatcaGCCTGATAAAGAACTGAGCGTGGACGTTGGCAATCAGGCGAGATTACAGTGTTGTGATTTTGAACAGAACAATGGAGAAATTATTTGgtttaaacaacaaaacagcAAACTGTCTCAGATTATGGTCAGATCCTTTCAAActggtggagaaaagttttacAATGAGTTCCAAAATTCTCGTTTTCAGATTAAAAAATTGGGCAACTGTTTAAATTTGACCATTTCAAACATCACACTGTCTGATGAAGCAATATACTACTGTGCACTCATGTTTCCAGCtggaacatatttaaaaattacag GTGAGCATGGTACTATTGCATCAGAAACATCTGAACCAACTCTGTGTGATAAATCAGTGGGAGGTGAAACAGCACTGCGTGAAAACACCACTAACATGAACATACAGAAGAAGACAG TACTCGGTTTGGGAACGGCTTTGGGCTTTTGTGCGCTCCTGATTTTCTGTCTCACTTATTTCATATTGTGGAGAAGAAAAA AGAACGCCTTTGTTAAAGACTCTCCAGAAATAAGTCAG aaatCTGATGATGAAACATTGAATTATTCAGCTTTACAATTCACCAAGAGGAAAGCCAAAGctgataaaaagaaaacagacttatcagaggagtgtgtgtactctggtgtaaaataa